One window from the genome of Elaeis guineensis isolate ETL-2024a chromosome 5, EG11, whole genome shotgun sequence encodes:
- the LOC105046271 gene encoding uncharacterized protein isoform X1 — translation MKSESCSSSLMANEVEVVLYKDPNQPVEARVRDLLSRMTLAEKAGQMAQIERSVASPAALTGRFIGSVLNACGSAPRERASAEEWAEMVDEMQRWALASRLGIPIIYGTDAVHGNNNLYGATIFPHNVGLGATRDGDLARRIGEATALEVRASGIHWTFAPCVAVCRDPRWGRCYESYSEDTEVVRTMASIVAGFQGSPLEGHHAGYPFLAGSKNVIACAKHFVGDGGTHEGRNEGNTICTFEDLEKIHVRPYLDCLAQGVCTIMASYSCWNGKLLHSNRFLITELLKDKLGFKGLVVSDWEGIDMLSKDYRYCISASINAGIDMIMVPHRYEMFLEDLTFLVESGEIPISRIDDAVERILRVKFVSGLFERPFSERSLLDVVGCKEHRLLAHEAVRKSLVLLKNGKDPKIPFLPLNRGAKRILVAGTHADDIGYQCGGWTIRRYGGSGRTTIGTTILEAIKEAVGKETEVVHEERPSESTFKNKEFSFAVVVVGKAAYAECLGDRTELEIPFSGAETISFVANKVPTLVIVVSGRPLVFEPSLLEKVDALVAAWLPGTEGGGIADVLFGDHQFEGVLPVTWFKSVDHLPINAGHQNYDPLFPLGFGLKTSINNESYP, via the exons ATGAAAAGTGAGAGCTGCTCCTCATCGTTGATGGCAAATGAAGTGGAAGTGGTGTTATACAAGGATCCAAACCAGCCCGTGGAAGCGAGGGTTCGGGACCTGCTCTCTCGCATGACGCTGGCAGAGAAGGCCGGCCAGATGGCCCAGATCGAGcggtccgttgcctcccccgccgcCCTTACCGGCCGCTTCATTGGCAGCGTCCTCAACGCCTGCGGTAGCGCCCCGAGGGAGCGCGCCTCGGCCGAGGAGTGGGCCGAAATGGTGGACGAGATGCAGAGGTGGGCCCTCGCCTCCCGTCTAGGCATCCCCATCATCTACGGCACCGACGCCGTCCACGGCAACAACAACCTCTACGGCGCCACCATCTTCCCCCACAACGTCGGCCTCGGTGCTACCAG AGATGGAGATCTCGCACGGAGGATTGGAGAGGCCACGGCTTTGGAAGTCAGAGCAAGCGGCATCCACTGGACTTTTGCTCCTTGTGTGGCC GTTTGCAGGGACCCGAGATGGGGGAGATGCTACGAGAGCTACAGCGAGGACACGGAGGTCGTGCGGACCATGGCCTCCATCGTAGCTGGGTTTCAGGGATCACCTCTTGAAGGGCACCATGCCGGCTACCCTTTTCTTGCTGGAAG CAAGAATGTGATTGCCTGTGCCAAGCATTTTGTTGGAGATGGGGGCACGCACGAAGGAAGAAATGAAGGAAATACCATTTGTACCTTTGAGGACTTGGAGAAGATCCATGTGAGGCCTTACCTCGATTGCCTTGCTCAAGGCGTTTGTACAATTATGGCTTCATATTCCTGCTGGAATGGAAAACTACTGCATTCTAATCGCTTTCTCATAACAGAACTTCTCAAGGACAAGTTGGGTTTTAAG GGTCTCGTTGTATCAGATTGGGAAGGTATAGATATGCTCTCTAAGGATTACCGATATTGCATTTCTGCTTCAATTAATGCTGGAATTGACATG ATTATGGTGCCTCACAGATATGAAATGTTCCTAGAAGATTTGACATTTCTGGTAGAATCAGGGGAGATACCTATCTCACGGATTGATGATGCTGTAGAGCGGATCCTAAGAGTAAAATTTGTTTCTGGGCTGTTCGAGCGGCCTTTCTCGGAGCGATCTTTGCTTGATGTAGTTGGTTGCAAG GAACATCGACTATTGGCCCATGAGGCAGTTCGGAAGTCTTTAGTTCTATTAAAAAATGGAAAGGATCCAAAGATTCCATTTCTTCCTCTAAACAGAGGTGCTAAAAGAATTCTTGTTGCTGGAACGCATGCTGATGATATTGGATATCAATGCGGGGGATGGACAATAAGACGGTATGGAGGCAGTGGAAGGACAACAATTG GCACAACTATATTGGAAGCCATCAAAGAAGCAGTAGGTAAAGAAACAGAAGTGGTACACGAGGAACGCCCATCAGAATCCACTTTTAAGAATAAAGAATTTTCATTTGCAGTTGTCGTTGTTGGGAAGGCTGCCTATGCAGAATGTTTGGGCGATAGAACAGAGCTTGAGATCCCTTTTAGTGGTGCAGAAACGATCTCTTTCGTAGCAAATAAAGTTCCCACCTTGGTGATTGTGGTATCTGGGAGGCCTTTGGTTTTTGAGCCAAGTTTGTTGGAGAAAGTAGATGCTCTGGTTGCTGCCTGGTTGCCAGGGACGGAAGGAGGGGGGATAGCAGATGTTCTTTTTGGAGATCATCAGTTTGAGGGCGTGCTGCCTGTAACATGGTTTAAATCAGTTGATCATCTGCCAATAAATGCGGGGCATCAGAACTACGACCCCCTATTTCCACTTGGATTCGGCCTGAAAACGAGCATCAATAATGAAAGTTATCCGTAG
- the LOC105046271 gene encoding uncharacterized protein isoform X2: MASIVAGFQGSPLEGHHAGYPFLAGSKNVIACAKHFVGDGGTHEGRNEGNTICTFEDLEKIHVRPYLDCLAQGVCTIMASYSCWNGKLLHSNRFLITELLKDKLGFKGLVVSDWEGIDMLSKDYRYCISASINAGIDMIMVPHRYEMFLEDLTFLVESGEIPISRIDDAVERILRVKFVSGLFERPFSERSLLDVVGCKEHRLLAHEAVRKSLVLLKNGKDPKIPFLPLNRGAKRILVAGTHADDIGYQCGGWTIRRYGGSGRTTIGTTILEAIKEAVGKETEVVHEERPSESTFKNKEFSFAVVVVGKAAYAECLGDRTELEIPFSGAETISFVANKVPTLVIVVSGRPLVFEPSLLEKVDALVAAWLPGTEGGGIADVLFGDHQFEGVLPVTWFKSVDHLPINAGHQNYDPLFPLGFGLKTSINNESYP; this comes from the exons ATGGCCTCCATCGTAGCTGGGTTTCAGGGATCACCTCTTGAAGGGCACCATGCCGGCTACCCTTTTCTTGCTGGAAG CAAGAATGTGATTGCCTGTGCCAAGCATTTTGTTGGAGATGGGGGCACGCACGAAGGAAGAAATGAAGGAAATACCATTTGTACCTTTGAGGACTTGGAGAAGATCCATGTGAGGCCTTACCTCGATTGCCTTGCTCAAGGCGTTTGTACAATTATGGCTTCATATTCCTGCTGGAATGGAAAACTACTGCATTCTAATCGCTTTCTCATAACAGAACTTCTCAAGGACAAGTTGGGTTTTAAG GGTCTCGTTGTATCAGATTGGGAAGGTATAGATATGCTCTCTAAGGATTACCGATATTGCATTTCTGCTTCAATTAATGCTGGAATTGACATG ATTATGGTGCCTCACAGATATGAAATGTTCCTAGAAGATTTGACATTTCTGGTAGAATCAGGGGAGATACCTATCTCACGGATTGATGATGCTGTAGAGCGGATCCTAAGAGTAAAATTTGTTTCTGGGCTGTTCGAGCGGCCTTTCTCGGAGCGATCTTTGCTTGATGTAGTTGGTTGCAAG GAACATCGACTATTGGCCCATGAGGCAGTTCGGAAGTCTTTAGTTCTATTAAAAAATGGAAAGGATCCAAAGATTCCATTTCTTCCTCTAAACAGAGGTGCTAAAAGAATTCTTGTTGCTGGAACGCATGCTGATGATATTGGATATCAATGCGGGGGATGGACAATAAGACGGTATGGAGGCAGTGGAAGGACAACAATTG GCACAACTATATTGGAAGCCATCAAAGAAGCAGTAGGTAAAGAAACAGAAGTGGTACACGAGGAACGCCCATCAGAATCCACTTTTAAGAATAAAGAATTTTCATTTGCAGTTGTCGTTGTTGGGAAGGCTGCCTATGCAGAATGTTTGGGCGATAGAACAGAGCTTGAGATCCCTTTTAGTGGTGCAGAAACGATCTCTTTCGTAGCAAATAAAGTTCCCACCTTGGTGATTGTGGTATCTGGGAGGCCTTTGGTTTTTGAGCCAAGTTTGTTGGAGAAAGTAGATGCTCTGGTTGCTGCCTGGTTGCCAGGGACGGAAGGAGGGGGGATAGCAGATGTTCTTTTTGGAGATCATCAGTTTGAGGGCGTGCTGCCTGTAACATGGTTTAAATCAGTTGATCATCTGCCAATAAATGCGGGGCATCAGAACTACGACCCCCTATTTCCACTTGGATTCGGCCTGAAAACGAGCATCAATAATGAAAGTTATCCGTAG
- the LOC105046271 gene encoding uncharacterized protein isoform X3 has translation MKSESCSSSLMANEVEVVLYKDPNQPVEARVRDLLSRMTLAEKAGQMAQIERSVASPAALTGRFIGSVLNACGSAPRERASAEEWAEMVDEMQRWALASRLGIPIIYGTDAVHGNNNLYGATIFPHNVGLGATRDGDLARRIGEATALEVRASGIHWTFAPCVAVCRDPRWGRCYESYSEDTEVVRTMASIVAGFQGSPLEGHHAGYPFLAGSKNVIACAKHFVGDGGTHEGRNEGNTICTFEDLEKIHVRPYLDCLAQGVCTIMASYSCWNGKLLHSNRFLITELLKDKLGFKGLVVSDWEGIDMLSKDYRYCISASINAGIDMIMVPHRYEMFLEDLTFLVESGEIPISRIDDAVERILRVKFVSGLFERPFSERSLLDVVGCKPFKAYASRKIHCIS, from the exons ATGAAAAGTGAGAGCTGCTCCTCATCGTTGATGGCAAATGAAGTGGAAGTGGTGTTATACAAGGATCCAAACCAGCCCGTGGAAGCGAGGGTTCGGGACCTGCTCTCTCGCATGACGCTGGCAGAGAAGGCCGGCCAGATGGCCCAGATCGAGcggtccgttgcctcccccgccgcCCTTACCGGCCGCTTCATTGGCAGCGTCCTCAACGCCTGCGGTAGCGCCCCGAGGGAGCGCGCCTCGGCCGAGGAGTGGGCCGAAATGGTGGACGAGATGCAGAGGTGGGCCCTCGCCTCCCGTCTAGGCATCCCCATCATCTACGGCACCGACGCCGTCCACGGCAACAACAACCTCTACGGCGCCACCATCTTCCCCCACAACGTCGGCCTCGGTGCTACCAG AGATGGAGATCTCGCACGGAGGATTGGAGAGGCCACGGCTTTGGAAGTCAGAGCAAGCGGCATCCACTGGACTTTTGCTCCTTGTGTGGCC GTTTGCAGGGACCCGAGATGGGGGAGATGCTACGAGAGCTACAGCGAGGACACGGAGGTCGTGCGGACCATGGCCTCCATCGTAGCTGGGTTTCAGGGATCACCTCTTGAAGGGCACCATGCCGGCTACCCTTTTCTTGCTGGAAG CAAGAATGTGATTGCCTGTGCCAAGCATTTTGTTGGAGATGGGGGCACGCACGAAGGAAGAAATGAAGGAAATACCATTTGTACCTTTGAGGACTTGGAGAAGATCCATGTGAGGCCTTACCTCGATTGCCTTGCTCAAGGCGTTTGTACAATTATGGCTTCATATTCCTGCTGGAATGGAAAACTACTGCATTCTAATCGCTTTCTCATAACAGAACTTCTCAAGGACAAGTTGGGTTTTAAG GGTCTCGTTGTATCAGATTGGGAAGGTATAGATATGCTCTCTAAGGATTACCGATATTGCATTTCTGCTTCAATTAATGCTGGAATTGACATG ATTATGGTGCCTCACAGATATGAAATGTTCCTAGAAGATTTGACATTTCTGGTAGAATCAGGGGAGATACCTATCTCACGGATTGATGATGCTGTAGAGCGGATCCTAAGAGTAAAATTTGTTTCTGGGCTGTTCGAGCGGCCTTTCTCGGAGCGATCTTTGCTTGATGTAGTTGGTTGCAAG CCCTTTAAGGCTTATGCAAGCAGGAAAATCCACTGTATTAGTTAA